Genomic DNA from Solanum pennellii chromosome 3, SPENNV200:
AGAGTTTTACCCTAACTCATATTCCTTGagagataaatattatttttaattaaaatattaattttaaagtttaaatgtaAAGATAATTAATCAATTCTAATTTTGAGGGAGCTGAGTATTTAATTGTATCGTTAATAATgtatgatataaaatattaaaaatggtaATATATGTTATGTTAGTGCTGTATGACTAATAAAGtagtttattctattttaaactACTTCCTCCGTTTTATAAAGAATGATCTAATTTGACTTgacacgaagtttaagaaaataaagaattttttgatcaagtggtcctaaattaaagttatgtcaataTACAAAATTGTCCTTTCATCTTGTGTGTCACGTGGAAAATTGttaccaaaagaagaaaaagaacattcttttttaaacagactaaaaagaaaaaaatgttattcttttttaaacaaaggaagtacaaaattcaaaatcatcctttatttttaaaaccGTGTCAAATCAAACAAATGGCAAAGGCCACTCTCAAACCTTAATTATGCAtttcaaaatatacattattttttacataaccactttaaattaaaaaattatcaatccTAACATAACATTAAGATACTAACTAAACATTATTTTTCgtttttatcctttttaattattttgaaattattctttaaagtaaatttttgtTATAGCTATAGTGGGTTATTATTCTTTGAAATTATTCTTTAAAGTAAATTATGCAtttcaaaatatacattattttttacataaccactttaaattaaaaaattatcaatcctaacataacattaagacattaactaaacattatttttcgtttttatcctttttaattattttgaaattattctttaaagtaaatttttatTACTTGTCAGTCTTTTCAAATGGGTATTTTAGAGTGTCAAACGCTTTGCTCAAAATTCCATCGACATGAGTCTTTAGGTATGTAAGCTCGTACTCAACTCCTTCGACAATTCTTATCTGTTTGTGCTCGTGTAGTTTTACTATATTGATAGCAGAGTATGTTCGGTAGGCGGTGATTGTTGAGTTTGTAAGTAACTAGTGTGTCATGCCATGCAGGATCTTACGATTGCAAATTATATGGTAAACAAATCAAATGACAAACAAAAGTATACTAAAGACATATTGTTAGTATTTGGTCTAGCGACCTACATATGATAAAACTAGtattgaataatataaatatgtttaggAGAAAATCTCCTCATAGACAAAATTCTTTTAATAACTACAttgtaaatattattgttttatacTATGAGaataaaaatcttcaatttatagaTCTCCAAATTTTTCCTCTAAAGGAAAGAACAATCCTGATatggaagaaaaatatattttcctttcgtgaaaagtaaaaatatttatggtaatattttgtcttttattttagcaaaaaataaatttcaaataagataataaaatcAGGGCAAAACCCCAAGATATCTCCCCTTTTGGCTGGATTTCTTGGCAAAACTTGATTTGTCTTGTTCATATGCTTGATAATCTCGTTCTTCATGTATCACTGCTACTTACCATGATTTAAAATTGATATGGGTTAAAAATTGGAAGACTATATTAAAAGTTGTGAACATGGTTGAAAGTGAATCTCATGTGTTAAAAGTAATATGCATGAGTTGACAGTAGAACTCATGCGTTAAAAGTAAGATGAATGAGTTAAAAGTGGAGCTCATGCGTTAAAAGTAAAGATacatgagttaaaagtgaagctCGAACATTAAAGTTTGCAGGTGTTGGATGTTGGAGCCCATGCTCTAAAGTACGCATgagttgaaaattaattttgttttaaaggaTGGAACAACAATATattgttaaaaatatatttgaaaaatctctTCACATGTAGTAGcacaaaaaatttcattattatcACGTTGATTGCAAATTGATTTGGAATCACTTGAACATATCTTCAATCTTGATTAAACTGAGTCATTGAACCATTAGATCTTTGAACCATGTGTTCTGAAACCACTTGTCGAATTCGCAAGTGATTAGGATGTCGTGCGGAAACTTACAATTGTATTGGTTAACAAATCAGACGACAAATAAAAGTACactaaaaaacatattattaatataGTTTAGTTCAACGACCTACATATTAAAAAGTTAATATTGATAAACATAGAAGAAAATCTCCCCATAAACAAAATTCTTAGTGTACTTTTATTTGTTGATGATGGCAATTTCTTATACTACTTCATAACTTATGAATCTTGCATTAGGGGATATTTCCATATGAAAAAGATTATGGTCGTTGATGACGCATTTTTATATGGCAAATATGAGGATGTCTTATTGTTTATTGTTGTGTAGTaggatactaaaaataatatttatctaattGCACTTATGTGGTGAACAAAGTGTGTGATGCATGTTGGATCTACTTCTTCAAGAAGATAAAGTCTATAATGATTGATGAACCAGAATTGTAACTCATCTAATATGCATATGAGCATAGCCTAGGATATTTTTAAGCTTTATCAGCAAGCTCCTCATGAACTTTGCATAAGGCATCTTGGTGAAAACCTCCAACCAAAAAGAAAACCGCCACATCGAAATCGAATGCACCAAAATGATATTTTGCTCTTCTTTTTATATTACAATATCACTTGGTCATAGCTACCACTCACAAATGTTagtaaaagatttaaaattcacacacaatgtatacatttatgatactaaaaaattttatattaaatccAACATTATAATTTTAGCATAATAGAGCATAGTTAATCATCCAATAAAATGACATAACACTTATAATTAAATGACACTGGCTTAAAAGCTTCCGATAACAATGAAGATTAGAGCGATAGAATCGTCCAATCCACATTCATGGTTCAATAGCGGAAAGGGGTAAttggagaaattttttttttttaaaaataactaacataTGTTTCTTGAAACCACATAAACATGCACAGCTGCGTTCCTACTCAAGAGGTGACACTTGAGTAGTCGCACTGAAGCTCATCTTCACTTATCATCGTACATTCTTCGCGTGTCTGAACCTCTATCTGGCTAAATCTCTGTAAGTTTTTGCTTCTCATGCCATTGAGTTTCACAAGCTTACTCAGGATACATGCCATGGCAACCTTTGATCCCAAGTTAGAGAGCCCTCTAGACATGCAGATTGCACCACCCAGGAGCATTAGCATATTTGGCACCAGATTGCTTGATGGCTCATTTCTCTGTTCCCTAGCATTGCATTCACGTGACACTCCACCGCAATAGTCACTACTTGTGCAGATTTCTGGATTGATTAGTCCCCTTGTGTGGTCTAAGGTGTCTAACCCAAGTGGAACCTTCATTTGAAGAGGGTGGGAAAGGGAAGATCAAAAAATTGTGTCAAGCAGCACGTTATACACTTTCAACTCATATTTGGAAGGCTAATTAATCCATGTAGGCAATAGTAGTAGCACCTTATCCTTGTACTTGCTTATCATTTTAGGAGGGAGGGAGGGAGGCCATTAAagtaaaaagggagaaaatgacTTCCAGAAGGAAAATGCTTCTGTTACGGTCACTGCCAGATTTGTGTCTTTTATCATCTATTTTACTTAACTTTTCATTTCCTAACAAAAAGAATAGTGGAAGTCCCACAATTAAGAACTTTAAAAGAAGCATAGCTCCCACCTTTTGAATTAACGTGACGGCAGTCACACCTGAAGTCAATTGAGAATGGTGGTCAACTGCTTTGTATTGGCGAAGTGCATCATCCATTTTACAAACATAGCTCCATATGCCTTTTGCAAAGGCTAGTTTTGCCATTTCAACGTTAAGACCAGCATCTTCTTGGTGTACCATTTGAATCTCACAGGCATTCCTACCAGAAACTGAAGGAAAAATTCACAATGAAACCAACTCAGTACTGCACCATCCTACATTCCTAAAAGTACTACAGAAGGTGAAACCAAGAATGCTATACAAAATGACAGAACAAATCAAAAACCTACTTTTCTTGATTCTCCAACCAGATCTAAAGAGCCTAACCCTGACATACTTCTTCTTTCTTTGTGCCAAAGGATATTCACATTCCTACTAGCAGTAAAACGCCAAAAATTTAGCATACATAAACTAAGATATGTAACAGGAAAAATTGAAACAAGAATAGATACAATTATAGTTGGGACACATGAATGATGGAAACTTGTGTGAGAACACCAAACAATTCTTCcttcttatttcttttactttttttaggTTTGTGTGGGGGCGGGGCGGGGCGAGAGTGGGGTAGGGGGTACCATCCAATTGAAAGAACTAAACAAGTTCTAACtgcaatatttatttaacaGAAGACACTGCACCATTGAGAAAGATATCTCTCTAGAGTTAAGTTGGGAGAGTCAGTTCTATGAGAGCTTGATGTCCTCTCAATGTCAAACTTTATTAAGTACTACCTTGGTAAAACAGTAGAAGGATCCGTCATTGCCTTCCCACACTCTCCAAGCTAATATGTACTCTCTGGGAGTCAATAGTGGAAACTTCTTTATCATGAGTCCAATTTCAGTTCCGCTGCTTGAATCCACCTGCAACTGCTTATGCTCAATCAAGGTTTTGTCCCAAATTTTCCGGAAATCATTGTCCATGTAAAAATCTCTTAGCATCTCAACAGAGCAATTTTCAAATACAGTGACACTTAGATATTTAAGAGGCTCATCCTGCAGAACAGAAGAGACGAAACATGGGTATCATCACCTCATTACTGATACAGATAGTAGTAACTTTTTTCGGTAAGTTAGACAACGATAAGAATTGctaaataaatacatttaaaataagGCAATCCAGATACTTTGCATCACTTCGCCTAATAAAAATAGCATTAAACAGTAGGTGAAACCAAGAATCATTTATTGCACAGCCCATTCAGTCACTTTAGATCCTTTATAAGTATCAATGGGAGCACTGCCTACAGTTGGTTACTCCATTTTCTTTTAAGAGCTTCAAAGGTACATAAGTACATTAACAAAAGGTGAAAGAAGTCACTTTTGTGATTAATAGTTAGCCTAATGGACACACTTCTTCTGTTTCTTAATGAGCCCAGCTTATTGATAGGTTCAGCCATGAGGCATAAATTTGCTATTCTGAATTCTGAGAAAATAGGCAATTCAGCAAGTCCCTAAGAGATAAAAGCAGAGACCGctataatattaaaaacacAGTACATAAAGAGATAATCTGAGCAAGCACCTTCAGTTTACAACACCGTGCACAGTAGGAAAAACGATCTGTTCTCCGGTTAATGACATCTTCCCATTTCTCATTAGcttgaaatttattatttacgACGTCAATCAAATTCTTCAGATCTAGATCAGATACCACTGCAGTGATCCTGAGAATAATAAATGAGATATTAGGATGCTTAAGACTAATAAATACAGCCACATTTGCAAGTTAAAAGCAATTGAAGACAAGGCTCACATAGGAGAACCATATCTACTACTAGAGCATGGAAATTCTTCATATACTGCAATAGTGAGCCCAACTCACAAGGAGTCCTACCAATACGTCGCTCTTCAAGACGAGAGATCTAATCATCTATTTCAAGTTCGAAGAGCCTAGGTACACCTgacaataaacaaaaaaataaaatgctaAATATTTAGTTGAAAGAAATCTTTATTTCCTCAAAAGgataatacaaattattttcataacCATGAACCCTGCAACCTGAACTGATCCTTGGTGCAACCCCAGCTCAATTGGGAAGTGCTCTAAGTCTtttctcatcattctaacccgAGTTTTGGCTCCATCATACACGTCCTTTATCGCCCTAATGTGAGCCACTGGTACACCTCTGCTTCCAAGCATCTCCATATGACTTCTCTCCAGGAATTGTCATAAGCCTTTTCAAAATCAATGAATACCGCATGTAAGTCACTCTTCCTTTCCTGATTTTTCTTCACCAATCTCCTCACAAGATGGAAGGCTTTTGTAGTCGATAGCCTCAGCAAGAATACAATCTGGTTCTCGAAAATTGACACGTCTCGCCTCACCCTCATCTGCTCGACTCTTTCCCAGACTTTTTTAGTTTAGCTGGCAACTTGGTACCCATGTAATTGTTACTACTTGGATATCACTCTTGTTTTTGTACAACAGAACCATTTACTCCACCTCCACTCCTCGGGCATTTTTGTTATCTTAAAAATGACATCAAACAAACTATTTAACCACATCATACTTGTCATGTCTATGTTTTTCCAAAACTCCATCGGACTCTCATCTAGTCTAGTCGCTCTCCCCCTGCACTAACTACTATAAGCGCGCTTCACCTCCTCAACCTTAATACACTCACAGTACACAAAATCTCGATATCTCTCTGAGTGCTCCAAATCACCTAGCACAATGTCTCTATTCCCTTCTTCGTTCAATAGTTTGTAGAAGTAAGCTTATCATCTTTGTTTAATGAGGATCTCTTCTACCAACACCATGTCTTCTTCATCCTTGATACACTTCACTTGATTTAGGTCTCGGGCCTCCTCTCTCGCCTTCGCGAGCCTTTACAGTTTCTTATCTCCGCCTTTGTCTCCTAGTTTATCATATAGTCGTTCGAAAACTGTCGTTTTGCTATTGTAGCCACTAACTTAGCCTCCGTTTTCGTTGCCTTATAGATTTCCTTATGCGTTCGTATTTCCTCCTCGTCCTTCATTTTACCAACTTTGCGAAAGCAATCTTATGCTTCTACTTAGCCTTGAACTTTCTCGACCACCAAAGTTACCCCTCAACACCCTGGTACCTCTCTAGTTCCTTCCTTAATGCAACTAGTTGTCTTATCCCCATGTTATACACATCTCCAGTACTCCTACAAGCTCCCATCGTCATCAACTTCTCTCTCATTTACGTAGAGAGGGCAGGGGTCAAGCTACCTCATATTTACTTAGTCGAAAATTAATCTTTTTCCTACTTGCTCGCTCAATCCAAGTCCATCACCAAAAGTTTATGTCCGGTAGTAAGATTCTCACTTGGGATAATCTTACGTCCTTACAAAGGCCTCTATTACCCTTTCTCAAGAGTAAGTAATTTATCTGAGTTTTAGCTAGAAGGAAAAGACAAATGGTAGAAAGAAATCATCCTTTGTTCTGCCAAATAAATAGGCCAAACTTTTGGTTCTTCTTTCTTCCTGAAGATGAAAAAGAAACCATTCGTACTCTCATGACTTAATGGACACAACTTTCAAACGGTTCAAAGGAAACTTTTGTATGAGTCTGCATTATCTCGAATGTTATCAACTCTGGTACATAGACCAAATAATACATTACAAGTAAAAGTTCTAACATTCATAGAGTCCTTGGACTCGTTTAGAAATCATCCTTGGTTCTAGGCCTATTAATACTACAAGATGCTCTTAGCTGATCTTCATAGGCAAAAATGAACAACTTTCAAACGGTTCAAAGGAAAATTTTGTACGAGTCTGTATAATCTCAAATGTTATCAATTATGGTAAATTGACCAAATAATACAATGCAAGCAAAAGTTCCAACATTCATAGAGTCCTTAGACTCGTTTAGAAATCATCCTTTATTCTAGGCCTATTAGAACCAGAAGATGCTCTTAGCTGATCTTCATAGGCAAAAATGGACAACTTTCAAACagttcaaagaaaaatattgtttgAGTCTGCATAATCTCGAATGTTATAGACCAAATAATATAATGCAAGCAAAAGTTCCAACAATCGTTGAGTCCTTGGACTCGTTAGAAATCATCATTTGTTCTAGGCCTATTTGAACTAGAAGATGCTCTTAGTTGATCTTCataggcaaaaaaaaaagaaaagctaAGCTACTTAACTGATGCCCAGGTCTAATTATTCTTTAGAAAATTTATCTAGTTTGCAATCCAACTTGAATTGTTCACCAGACAGGTGTCATAGTTGTACTTGTAAGAATATACAAGATTTGATTGAACAAGTGGCAAGCGTAGAGAAGACTACAATCAACCATTGAGTCGGTTGGTGATGAATTTTTGATATAATACTTACCAATGAACATCAAATTGAATCCGAATATGACATGGTACAGGCTACTACGTCTTTCTTTATCCaaacaataagaagaaattaTTTCACCTTTTCACTATGGAGCTTCTTGTGCACAAACCTACCtatattagaagaaaaaaataccTTACTTCAGAAGGAGCAGAGGGAGAGACATCAGGATCACCATTGGATTCGGCATGTGGATTCGCAGCAGATCGTTCTCTAAATCCGAAGAGGACGGATAGGAAAGACAAGGCAAATGGAAGGCGAGAGTTCAGCAAATGACATGTCAGTATGATCACTATGACCGCCAGGGTATACCCGTAAGTACACGAAGACAGCGACCATCCGTTTCCTCCTCGGTCCATCTTCTCTTTCGAAAGTTCTAACACTAATGATGAAGACCAAATCGCAGTGCACGTTCTCTGTGTTTGCTATATGCAACTGGTCAGCCTATAAATTTCCGTCCTCCTTGGATTTGGAATCCAGCACTCCTAGGATTTCTTCAGCATCGCCCTTCCACAACGACCGTTCTATCGCAAGGGGTTCGCAAAGTTTGGCCTTCACCCTACAAACTAGATAAACCCATCCTCACGGTGATCCATACATAGTCACCCCTTTTGTTTTGGGggaactttttgtttatttttgatTCCCTCATTTTCAATTGAGATAATTGGAGCCTGCTAAGTCCGGAGCCcaattttcttattaatttcCGAAAATTATGTCAAAATTCTTTAAACTATACTATCAACTAGGGGTGTTTCATGGTTGGATTGAGATTGATTATTAGTTAAAGCTAGGGATTTTGTTCGCGCTTTGCgtaatctttaaaataaatattaaaggattatcttttttcaatcaattatatagttctatttatttccaaacGTAACATTatcacttcattttttttacttatatattaattataaagatCGTTTTGAGATGACGATTGAAataaaacttaacaaatttaacaTCTATAATCTATTAAATGAGGGATAGTAcattattaatcaatatatattttcttagtaaCTTTTTTGTTTGGACAGGTAGTTAATATGTCACTTTTTACATTTTATTGGAATATCAATGAGTTTGAATCTTTATATTACAACATACTCCGATGTACTTTTTTTCTTGAGTATAtaagaattatattataaagcAACTGAAAGATACTAATGAAATACATCTACACgtcttattattctttttcatattgatatgataaaacTCCTTTGAATATTTcgtttttcaatcatttttgttcctttttcaaatatacaatttaaatttgtatgatttttgcATGAATCACATCTATTGGCATTTTAGATTCTTTAGTCGCATTTATATCAAAGATAATTGTTATCAtttgtcaaatttattttttaagaatgttATCCACTATTATTAAGTTTCAATATATAAAAACCTCGAatgagaatatattttttaaaaaaattattaactcgtttactatattttaatttatatcttttatatgaaatataaaaataattagattcatataaactacgtaaaaatatttgatagataaTAAACCTCTTCACATATTATGTgtatagaataataaaattcaaaagttaattaaattgaatactCTGATAATATgctttcatttcaaatatacttcttgCATTCTCAAATCAACGATTGCACCTCTTTCTATATGAAACTAATACATGGACACcctattaaaataatttaaaattttaatcataattttgtgtttatttaatcatatactcatatgaaaaaaatttatgttcaaaattttgtgttttattttaataaaatatattaaaaatcaaatcaacttatttagtcatttgtattcatcttttatctaaaattttcaaaagatacatatttaacaaaaataaattaatttatcaaatgcatgaataaatttttttggcatatatgtttgtcctatttttaaatttcataaaatatatattaag
This window encodes:
- the LOC107014722 gene encoding uncharacterized protein LOC107014722 isoform X2 → MITAVVSDLDLKNLIDVVNNKFQANEKWEDVINRRTDRFSYCARCCKLKDEPLKYLSVTVFENCSVEMLRDFYMDNDFRKIWDKTLIEHKQLQVDSSSGTEIGLMIKKFPLLTPREYILAWRVWEGNDGSFYCFTKECEYPLAQRKKKYVRVRLFRSGWRIKKISGRNACEIQMVHQEDAGLNVEMAKLAFAKGIWSYVCKMDDALRQYKAVDHHSQLTSGVTAVTLIQKVPLGLDTLDHTRGLINPEICTSSDYCGGVSRECNAREQRNEPSSNLVPNMLMLLGGAICMSRGLSNLGSKVAMACILSKLVKLNGMRSKNLQRFSQIEVQTREECTMISEDELQCDYSSVTS
- the LOC107014722 gene encoding uncharacterized protein LOC107014722 isoform X1, with the protein product MDRGGNGWSLSSCTYGYTLAVIVIILTCHLLNSRLPFALSFLSVLFGFRERSAANPHAESNGDPDVSPSAPSEVRITAVVSDLDLKNLIDVVNNKFQANEKWEDVINRRTDRFSYCARCCKLKDEPLKYLSVTVFENCSVEMLRDFYMDNDFRKIWDKTLIEHKQLQVDSSSGTEIGLMIKKFPLLTPREYILAWRVWEGNDGSFYCFTKECEYPLAQRKKKYVRVRLFRSGWRIKKISGRNACEIQMVHQEDAGLNVEMAKLAFAKGIWSYVCKMDDALRQYKAVDHHSQLTSGVTAVTLIQKVPLGLDTLDHTRGLINPEICTSSDYCGGVSRECNAREQRNEPSSNLVPNMLMLLGGAICMSRGLSNLGSKVAMACILSKLVKLNGMRSKNLQRFSQIEVQTREECTMISEDELQCDYSSVTS